The DNA sequence AGGACGCGCGGGACGAGTTCGAGTGCATCCGCGAAGGCCTCGACGGCAAGCTGCTCGCGACCCTCGACGGAGTCAGCGTAGTCGCGGAGCCGGGAGGCGAGTTCGACCTCGATGGCACCGCCGCCCGCGACGACGCGGCCGTCGGTGACGGTCGAGGTGACGACGTCGAGCGCGTCGTTGATGCCGCGCTCGAGTTCGTCGACGACGTGGTCGGTCGAGCCACGCAGGAGGAGCGTGACGCCGTGGGCGTCGGGGCCCTCGACGTAGAACAGCTCGTCTTCCTCGTCGCGGCGGACCGAGCCGTGTCCGAGGTCCGCGGCGGTCGCGGAGTCGAGGTCGGAGACGATGGAGCCGCCGAGGACGTTCTTGAGGAACTTGATGTCCGACTTCTTCACGCGGCGGACGGCGAGGATGCCCTTCTTCGCGAGGTAGTGCTGGGCCATGTCGTCGATGCCCTTCTGGCAGAAGACGACGTCAGCGCCGGTCTCGGCGATCTGGTCGACCTTCTCCTTCAGCTGTGCCTCCTCGCGGTCGAGGAACTTCTGGAGCTGGTCGGGCGAGTCGATGTTGACCTGCGTGTCGACGTCGGCTTCCTCGATCTCGATGGCCTCGTTGATGAGCATCACGCTGGCGTCGTCGAACTCGACGGGCATGTCCTCGTGGACCGGGTCCTTGTCGATGATAGCGCCCGTCAGGAGCTCGCTCTCGCCCGCGGAGCGGCCGGTCTGCGTCTCGATGTTGACGTTCTCGAGGTCGACGACGTACGAGCCGTCCTCGGCTTCGACGGTGACCTGCTGGACGGCACCGACGATGAGTTCGGCGAGGAGCTCCTTGTTGAGCTCGGCGCCCTTGCCGGTCATCGACGTCTCGGCGACCTTCTTCAGCAGCTCCTCGTCGTCGGGGTCGACGCGCTCGGCGATGTCGTCGATCTCCGCGCGGGCCTGCTCGCTCGCGAGGTGGAATCCCTTGATAATCGCCGTCGGGTGGATCTCCTGTTCGAGGAGGTCCTCGGCGTTCTTCAGGAGCTCACCGGCGATGGCGACGGCCGTCGTGGTGCCGTCCCCGGCCTCGTCCTCCTGGGTCTCGGCAACCTCGACGATCATCTCGGCCGTCGGGTTGTCGATGTCCATCTCTTTGAGGATGGTGACGCCGTCGTTCGTGATGGTGACGTCGCCCATCGAGTCGACGAGCATCTTGTCCATCCCTTTCGGGCCGAGTGTCGAGCGTACGGCGTCCGCGACGGCTCGTGCCGCACGGATGTTGTACGCCTGCGCGTCGCGGTCCTTGACGCGCTGGGAGTCGTCACCGAGAATGATCATCGGCTGTCCCTGCTGCATGCGCTGACTCATAGTACACCAGCGGATTGTTTGTGATTCTATATAAACGTTTCGAGAGTGGCCGAAGCGTCGTCCCGGCTGAACGTCCGAGAGAGGCACCGAAAACACGACGACTGCGTTCGAGTATTCGACAGAGACATGCCAACGAGTCGCATACAAATGGGCCGTCAACGCTCGCGACAGAGCCCGTGTTTATATACTATCCGTCGACGGGTTCCTTCCAGTGAACGGTGACAGTCCCGACGGCGAAGGCGTCTCGCGAGTCGGGGTCGCGACGGATACGAAGAGTGTTCGTCCCCTCGTGGAGCCCCGTCCCCGTCAGCGTGTCCACCCAGTACTGCCAACCGTCGTTCGGGGGGATGTCGAAGCCCGACAGCGGCTCGCCGTTCACCTCGATCTCGTGACCGTACTCACCGACGTCGAACGCCTGCAGGCCGACGTAGGCGTCCTGTGGGTCGTCGGTGGGGACCTCGAACTCGTGGGGGTCGGTGGTGTCGCCGACGTTGGTCGCCCAGTCGAGGTCGAGCGCTCGTCCCTCCGGGGCGAGCTGGACGCCCAGGTACAGCGTCGCGTAGTTCGCGCGGTGTGACACGGCTGTCGCTACTCGTGGGTGGTGCATAAACACGGCGACATGGGCCGAAAACGCGAGTACGAGGTGGTTCAGTCGTCGTCGGGGGCCTCGTCGGCGATGAACTCGCCGTCGACGTCGGCCCACCGCGGCGGTTCGTCGTCGCGGTCGAGTGTCCGGAGTTCGCGTTCGTTCAGGCGCTCGTCCAGCTGGTTCAGCTTGTTCAGGCCTTTCTTCTCACGGCCACTCTTCGTGTCAGGCATTGTCAACCACACCAACGCAGGCAGTCGGTATTAACATTTCGTCAACGAGTGGAGACGACGTCCGGCGCCCGTCGTCGCGCGGCCCCGAACCCGACGGCTGTCCGAGGCGTGCGCGGTATCATCGGGGAGCGAACGGCCGAGTAGTACGTCTGTGGCGTCCGAGCGCTCACCAACCGCGGGTAGCGTCCGCGACCTCTCCCTCGCCCACCCGGTCGAACTCGTCGGCGAGTTGCTGGCGGACGGCGTCGGTGTCTCGGTCGGGGTCGGTCACGATGTCGAGCGCGGCCAGGAGGGCCGCGCGTGTCTCCTCGAGTTCCTCGACCCGTTCGACCAGTTCCTCGTGACTCCAGTCGTCGTACTTCGTGGACATGTGTCTACGGGCAGGTGGGGCGAGCACATAAGCAGTGGTGGCTGTCCGGGGCTCGGACACCGCGAACGGCGGGACGGGCAAACAGGTTTTGTGTTCGGCGCTACCTCCGACAGTATGGACCACGCTCTCGGTCGTCGCCGACTCCTCCGAACGATCACCGTCGGCGCGGCCGTCGGCCTCGCGGGCTGTTCGACGTCGTCGCCGGACGCCGGTGGCCAGTCCGAGCGGGCGACCGGCGAACCCACGCGAACAACCGACGCGCCGACGGCGACCACCACGGAGACGACGGCGGTGAACGCCTCGCCCGCTGACGTGCCGGACGCGGTCGGACTCGACACGCTCGCGACGGGACTCGGTGCCCCGCTCGACGTCGTCTTTACCCCCGACGGGACCCGCTACGTCGCCGATCAAGCGGGGCGTATCCTCGTCCACGACGCCGACGGCCTCCGCAACCGGCCCGCGCTCGACATCCGCGACGCCATCACGACCGGAGGCGAAAAGGGTCTCCTGGGGATCGAACCCCACCCCGCGTTCGCCGAGAACGGCCGGCTGTTCGTCCGGTACAGCGCGCCGTCCCGGGAGGGGACGCCGTCGGGTTTCAGCCACACGTTCGTCCTCAGCGAGTTCGACGTCGAGGACGACCGCGTCGACCCCGACTCCGAGCGGACGCTCCTGGAGATTCCACAGCCACAGAGCAATCACAACGCGGGTGACCTCGCGTTCGGGCCCGACGGGTTCCTCTACGTCGCCGTGGGCGACGGCGGGGCCGGCGGTGACCAGGGTCGGGGTCACGCCGACGACTGGTACGACGCTGTCGGCGGCGGGAACGGCCAGGACGTCACGGAGAACCTCCTCGGGTCCATCCTCCGCATCGACGTCGACGCCGGAGACGAGCCCTACGCGGTTCCGGACGACAACCCGCTCGTCGACCGCGAGGGACTGGACGAACAGTACGCCTGGGGCTTTCGTAACCCGTGGCGGCTGTCGTTCGACGGGACGGACCTGTTCGTCGCCGACGTGGGACAGCGCGACTACGAGGAGGTGAGTCTCGTCGAGCGGGGTGGCAACTACGGCTGGAACGTCCGGGAAGGAGCCCACTGCTTCCAAGCCAGCGACTGCCCGACGACGACACCGGACGACGTCCGCGGTGGCGAGCGCCTCGTCGACCCCGTCATCGAGTACCCCCACGGCGGCGCGTCGGTGAGCGGAATCTCAGTCATCGGCGGAGCGGTCTACCGGGGGTCGGCGCTGGCGGGTGCCGAGGGCGTCTACGTCTTCGGCGACTTCCAGGTCCGGGGACGGCTGTTCGCCGCGACGCCAGCGGACGAAGGGTTGTGGCCGACGACGACGGTCGAACTGGTCGGCGACGGCTCCGACCGACTCCGGACGCTCAGGTCGTTCGGCCGCGACGCCGACGGGGAACTGTACGTCGTCGGGACGGGCTCCGAAGGCGGGGCGCTCCACCGACTCGTCCCCGCGTGAGGACGGTCTGCGAAGTCGCCCGCGCCTCAGCGCTCCGTGACCTCGAGTACCTTACCGGCGGCGATAGTCTGGCCCATGTCCCGGACGGCGAAGCTCCCGAGTTCGGGAATCTCCGACGAGGGTTCGATGCTGAGCGGCTTCTGCGGCCGCAGCGTCACGACGGCGGCGTCACCCGCCTTGATGAAGTCGGGGTGCTCCTCGGCGACCTCGCCCGTCTTGGGGTCGAGTTTCTGGTCGATAGACTCGAAGGTGACCGCGACCTGCGCCGTGTGGGCGTGCAGGACCGGCGTGTAGCCGGCGGTGATGACCGAGGGGTGCTGCATGACGACAATCTGGGCTTTGAACGTCTCGGCGACCGACGGCGGGTTCGACGCCTCGCCGCAGACGTCGCCGCGGCGGATGTCGTCCTTGCCGACGCCACGGACGTTGAACCCGACGTTGTCACCGGGACCGGCCTCGTCGACCTCCTCGTGGTGCATCTCGACCGTCTTCACCTCGCCGCCCACGTCGCTCGGCATGAACACGACGTCCATCCCCGGCCGGAGGACGCCCGTCTCGATACGCCCGACGGGAACGGTCCCGATACCGGAGATAGTGTAGACGTCCTGGATGGGGATGCGCAGCGGCGCGTCCGTCGGCGGCGACATCTCGGGGAGGTTGTTCAGCGCCTCCAACACGGTCGGCCCGTCGTACCACGGCATATGCTCGGACGGCTCGGCGATGTTGTCGCCCTCGAACGCCGAGATGGGGATGAAGCGCGCGTCGTCGCTGTCGAAGCGGACCTGTGTGAGAAGCTTCTGGACTCCCTCCTTGACCTCGTTGTAGGTGTCTTCGGCGTAATCGACGGTATCCATCTTGTTGATGGCGACGATGAGCGTCTCGATTCCCAGGGTCTTCGAGAGGAAGACGTGTTCGCGGGTCTGTGGTGCGACGCCGTCGTCGGCGGCGACGACCAACACGGCGTGGTCGGCTTGACTCGCCCCGGTAATCATGTTCTTCACGAAGTCGCGGTGCCCGGGCGTATCCACGATGGTGAAGTAGTACTTGTCCGTGTCGAACCGCTGGTGAGCGATGTCGATGGTGACCCCTCGTTCGCGCTCCTCGGCGAGGTTGTCCATCACGTACGCGAACTCGAAGCCGCCTTTCCCCTTCTCTTCGGCCTCTTCGCGGTGCTGTTCGATGACGTGTTCGGGGACCGAGCCGGTCTCGAACAGCAGGCGGCCGACCAGCGTACTCTTCCCGTGGTCGACGTGCCCGATAATCGCTAGATTCTGGTGTGGTTTGTCTGCCATGATGTACTCCCCCCGGCGGTGTGCCGCAGGAGCTTACGAGTAGGGTGCCGACGGGCAAAACGGTTGTGTGATTGCTAGATTGACATGTATGTTCGGAAGGGACGAGTCTCGCCACTCACTCCCCGACTCGAACCCCTTCGGCAGCGGCTCACACGCTCACGAGTGGCGAGCACACGAGGTGCGCGCCGTGTTGTTCGCGGTAGTAGACGCCGGGACAGGAATGTGAACCGCCTGAACGTCGCTCGCGTTGCTCGCTCGTTCCGTGCTTCAAATCCTCCCACCGTCGCGTACAGAACCTCATCCGCGTCCGCTCGGCGACGACACGCCTCGCTCAGGGTCAGAGGTTCAGAGAAGCGCCGGGACAGGGATGTGAACCGGAACCGGACGGTCGTCCTCACTTCGCTCGGACGCTGCGACCGGTAGGGTTCAATCCCGTCCGTCTCGCTTTGCGTCCGTCACCGTGGTTGCGCCGAGATGAAACTCGGCGCTCAGCAGGTGACGGTTACAGAAGCGCCGGGACAGGGATTTGAACCCTGGATCCCAGAGGGAACACGCTTTCCAGGCGTGCGCCTTACCACTCGGCCATCCCGGCTCGGATTCAGCTAGCCCAGTCCGAGATTTAAGTCCTTCCCTTCGCCCTGAATCGGGGGGCGAGCCGGTACGAGAGCCCCGCAGCGGCGCTCCCGACGACCACCGCGACGGCGAGTCGGGCGACGAACCCCACGCTGAGCCCCGCGAGGAGGTCGTACCCCTGGACGAGCACGAGGAAGGCGAGCGCGCCGACGAGCCCCCAGAGGAGACTCGACTTCGTTCGCGGCGTCACGGTTCACTCACGCCGCGTCGGGGACGGCGGCGATAGCCTCGATTTCGACGGCGACCCCCTTGGGGAGGGCCCCGACCTGGACGGCGCTCCGCGCCGGTGGTTCGTCGTCGAAGAAGGTCGCGTAGGTCTCGTTCATCTCGTCGAAGTCGTCGATGTCGGCGAGGAACACCGTGACCTTGAGGACGTCCGCGGGGCCGGCGTCCTCGGCGGCGAGCACGCCCATGACGTTCTCCAGCGCCTGTGCCGTCTGCTCGGCCACCGGTGCGTCGTCGAGCAGTTCGCCGTCGGGCGTGAGCGGAATCTGTCCGGCGGTGAAGACCAGTTCGCCGGTCGTCGTGCCCTGGCTGTACGCGCCGACCGCGGCCGGTGCCTCCTCGGTAGCGATGGTTCGTTTCACACCGGTGGCTCGACGGGCAGGTACAAGAAGGTCGGTCTCTCGGGCCCGCCAGCGGTTACACCAGCACCTCGACCTCGTAGCCGTGGTCGCGGAGGTCGTCGAGCAGGTCCGCGACGTGGGCTTCCCCGCGCGTCTCGAGGTCGACCTCCACCTCGGCGGCGTTCATCGCCACGTCCTTCGAGGTGCGGTCGTGGTGGATGGCGTGGATGTTGGTGCGGTGGTCGACGAGGATCTCGGTGAGGTGCAACAGCGCACCGGGGCGGTCCTTCAGCACAGTCCTGATACGGAGGTATCGTCCGGTCTCCACGAGGCCGCGCATCAACACCGTCGTGAGGACGTTGAGGTCGATGTTGCCGCCACAGAGCGCGGGGACGATGACCTCGCCCTCGTCGTAGTCGAAGCGCTCGGCGAGGACCGCGGCGAGCGGGACCGCGCCGGCTCCCTCGACGAGCGTCTTCGAGCGTTCCAGGAGATGCGTCACGGCCATGGCGATCTCCTCGTCGGAGACGGTCACCACCTCGTCGACCCGCTCGCGGATGACCTCGAACGTCTGCTCGCCGACGCGACGAGTGGCGATGCCGTCCGCGATGGTGTCGACGGCGTCGAGTTCGACGATCTCGCCTTTCTGTAGCGAGTCGGCGAGGCTCGACGCACCTTCGGCCTGAACGCCGACGACCCGCGTGTCGGGCGACTGCGCTTTGACGGCCGTGGCGATACCCGAGATGAGGCCGCCGCCGCCGATACCCACGACCACGGTCTCGACGTCGGGGCACTGCTCGACGATTTCGAGGCCGAGGGTCCCCTGCCCGGCCATCACCGCCGGGTCGTCGAAGGCGTGAACGTAGGTCCGGCCCTCCTCCCGTTCGATCTCGTGGGCCTTCGCCTGCGCCTCGCTGTAGTCGACGCCGTGGAGGACGACCCGGCCGCCGTAACGCTTGGTGGCGTTGACCTTCGAGATGGGGGCGAACTCCGGCATGACGATGGTCGAGTCGACCCCGGCGCGGGTCGCCGCCAGCGCCACGCCCTGCGCGTGGTTCCCCGCGCTCGCGGTGACCACGCCGGCGTCTCGTTCGTCCGCCGACAGGGTCGCGATGCGGTTCGTCGCACCCCGAATCTTGAACGAGCCCGTCCGCTGGAAGTTCTCCAGTTTCAGGTGGACGTCGGCACCCGTCATCCGCGAGAAGGTGTGTGAGTACTCCAGGGGGGTTCGCCGTGCGACCGCCTCGACACGAGGCTGGGCTTCGAGCACGTCGTCCAGCGAGAGCATGCGCCGAGTTGCTCGGGGGAGGCGATAACCGTTGGGTGTCGACGGGACGAGCGACCGCGCCGCGAGGACGGCGGAAAGCGGGGGACTCGAACACACCCATCGGCTGCCGAGACGATTGTCAGAGTGCGGGAAGGACAGTCCGAGTATATCCAACTGTGGGGGTATCTCCGAAGTAGAGGGAAATCACGATGTCCACACACACTCGCACACTCAACGCCGAACTGTTCGGTCGGGAAACGAACTTCGAGTACTCAGAGCACTGGCTGGGCTACGCCATCATCGCGCTGCGGGTGACGATGGGATGGGTGCTGTTCCAGGGCGGCATCACGAAGCTGGTGACGTATCTCGACGCGGACCCCGCGAACAACTGGACGGCCGCCGGCTACCTGGCGAACGCCATCCCGGCGGGGAACCCGCTGGCGGGATTCTTCGCCTCGATGGCCGGCAACCCGCTCATCGACGTCCTGAACATGTGGGGGCTCACCCTCACCGGGTTGGCGCTCATCCTCGGCGCGTTCGTCCGCTGGAGCGCGTTCTGGGGCGCGGTCATGATGCTGTTCTACTGGCTCGCGGCGCTGGAAGGCGGCCTCCTCGCGGGACTGCCCCTCGCGCACGGCTGGGTCGTCGACGACCACCTCGTCTACGCCTTCCTCCTGTTCGGTCTCGGGGCGATCGGCGCGGGACGCATCCTCGGTCTCGACGCGTCCCTCGAGGAACTCTCGGTCGTCCAGAACAACCGCTGGCTCCGCTGGTTCCTCGGCTGAGCGGACCGGCACGGCCCGCCGTCGACCGTCTCTCCGACGGGACCTCGACCGGGGCCGTCGAACGCGGCCGACTGTTTTTACCAAGAGCGCACAGCAGACTCACCGCACGGACCGAGCCGTCGCTCCGAGAGTGATGGAGAAAGAACCGGCATGCCGCGTCCGCAATCGCGTCGCGTTCGTGCGGATTGGGGGAATGCACACGCTTGACGCGCACTTACTGATACGCCGGAGAAGGATATAAACGTCCGCCGAGCGGGGTGAAAGTGAAACTGTCCGACGCCGGCGTGTTCAAACGGTGCGTCAGACGTCTGTCGTCCGAACCGAGGGAGCCGAGAACGGGTGAGATGGAGCGACGACTCACCGGTCGACGACCGGTTCGACGGCGACCTCGAGCCGAGTCAGGAAGTCGCGGACCCGGGTCGCGAACGGGCCTTCGCCGGGCCAGGTGGCGTCGGCGTCGAGACGCTCGGGGTCCCCGACGTAGACGGCCGCCGTCCCCCCGTCTGTCCGGGGAACCGAGACGCGGACGTACAGGCCGTCGTCGACGCCCTCGTAGGCGTCGATGCGGTCGACCTCGTCCGTCCGGAGGAGTCGCCCCGCCGCCTCGCCGCCCGGCGCGAGCGTCGGATACCGTCCCTCGACGAGGTGGAGGCCGTGGAGACGCGCCGGGCCGACGAACGCGTACGAGTCGACGACGGTCGCGACGCGCTCGGGGTTCGTCAGCGTGCCGTAGACGAAGACGTCCATGGACGGTCGACGTGGCGCGATGATAAAAACGTCACAGCGCGAGTGACCCGATGACGACGCTCCGGATGGTGGAGAGCCACCGCGAGGCCGGGCGACCCGCGCCACGTGCGTCGCCGCAGTCACGGGATGGTCGTGGCGAACGGTCGGACAGAAGCGGGACGAACAGTGTAGCGACTGCCAGTATCCGGGAACGACCGTGGCGTGGGGACGAAGGCGGACGAGACGGCGGCCGGACGGGCGTTATCGCTCGTCGAGCGGGACGATCGACTGGTCACGCGGGCCGACGTAGCGGGCGCGCGGGCGGATGAGGCGATTCCCGTCGTACTGTTCGAGGACGTGCGCGATCCAGCCGCCGACGCGCGACATCGCGAAGATGGGGGTGTAGATGTCGATGGGGATGCCCATCTGGTAGTACGTCGAGGCGGAGTAGAAGTCGACGTTCGGGGCCAGTCCCTTCTCCGCCATCATGTACTCCTCGATGGCGACGGAGTAGTCGTACCACTTCATGTCCCCCGCGGCCTCCGCGAGCGCCTCGGACTGTTCGCCGAGGATCTTCGCCCGCGGGTCCTTGACGTTGTAGACGCGGTGACCGAAGCCGGCGACGCGCTTGCCCTCGTCGAGCGCATGCGCCACCCAGTCGGTCGGGTCCATCCCACTCTCGTCGACCTCGTGGAGCATCCGCATCACGTTCTGGTTGGCACCGCCGTGGAGCGACCCGGCGAGTGTGCCCACCGCGGAGGTGATGGCGGAGTGGAGGTCCGAGAGGGTCGACGCCGTGACCATCGCCGAGAAGGTCGAGGCGTTGAGGCCGTGGTCGGCGTGGAGGACGAGCGCCTGGTCGAACACGTCGGCGAGGACGTCGTCGGGTTCCTCGTCGTTGAGCATGTAGAGGAAGTTCGCCGCGTGCGAGAGGTCCTCACGGGGTTCGACGGGGTCTTCGCCGTCGCGGTGGCGCTTGAACGCCGCCAGCGCCGTCGGAACCTTCGCGGTGATGCGTCGGCCCTTCCGGACGTTGGCCTCACGGTCGGTCACGCCCTCGGCGTCGAACGTGGCCTCGTCGTCGTTCGCCGAGAGCTGTGAGACGACCGTCCGGAGGGCGGCCATCGGGTTCTCGTCGGCGTCGGCGAGCGCCTCGATGGTCCGGTGGATATCCTCGTCGAGCGACCGCTCGGCGGCCATCGCCGAGGAGAACTCCGCCAGTTCGTCGTGGTTCGGGAGCGTCCCGTACCAGAGGAGGTAGACGACCTCCTCGTAGGAGGCGCCGTCTGCGAGGTCGGCGATGTCGTACCCACGATAGACGAGCTGTCCGGCGTCGCCGTCGATAAAACTGAGCTCCGACTCCGCGACAAGGACGCCCTCCAGCCCCCGTTTCAGGTCGTCTGACATACGACCTGATTTCAGACCCTCTCAAAAAAGCGTTATCGTTCGGTGCGTCATCCGCCGGAACCGTGGTCGCGACGCAGGCGAGCAATTCTTTTGCGTCCCCGGCGGGTATCCGGGCGTATGTATCCGGAGGACGTGGAGTACGAGCCGGTCAGCGTGAAGGCGGTACTCGCGGAGATGAAAGACACCGCCGAACTGCTCATCGACCTCTCGTACTCCGCGGTCCTCCTCGGGAGTGACGAGATCGCGCGCGAGGTGTTGGCGCTCGAAGAGCGGATGGACATCCTCCAGTTGCAGGCGCGCATGAGCCTGCTGATGGCCGCCCGGAGCCCCGAGGACGCCGAGGAACTCGCGCCCGTGTTGGGCGTGGTCGGTGCCGCGGAGAAGATATCGAACGCGGCGGGTGACATCGCGAAGGTGGTCCTCGAGGACATGGGGCTGCCGGACGCGATTCGCTCGGCGCTCCCGGAGGCGACGGAGATTCTCGTCCGGGTCCCCGTCGCCGTGGACTCGCCGTACCACGGCCACTCGCTCGGAACGCTCAATATGGAGACCGAGACGGGAGTGCGAGTCATCGCCATCCGCCGCGAGCAGGCGACGGGGAAACGGCGGTGGATCACGAACCCGGACCACGAGAGCGTGCTCCAGTCGGGCGACATCCTCCTCCTGCGCGGTCCCGAGACGGGGCTGAAAGAGGTGTACGAGCGAGCCAGCGGCACCGCCTACGAACCCATCGCCCCGGCGGAGCCGCCCATCGACGACCTCGAACGGGCCGTCGACTCCATCGTGCTGATGAAGAACATGAGCGAACTCGCCGTCGACCTCGCCTACGGGGCCGTCCTCTTCGACAGCGAGGGCGTCGCCGAGGAGGTGGCCGAACTCGAAGCGGAGGTCGACGCGCTCAAATCGCGGTTCGAGGCGTGGACGCTCCGGGCGGCCGCTCGTGTCGAAGACCCCATCGCGCTCCGCGGACTGATGCATCTCGCCGTCTCGACGGAGGTCATCTCGGACGCGGCGCTGGAGATCAGCGAGGGCGTTCTCCACGGCCTCGCGGCCCACCCGGTCGTCGCGGCCGCGGTCAAAGAGTCCGACGAGGTCATCGTCCGCCTGACCGTCTCGCCCGGCAGTGACCTCGCGGGGACGACCATCGGCGACCAGATGATTCAGACGGAGACCGGGATGCGCATCATCGCGGTCAGGCGGGGCGGCGAGGGGAGCGACTGGGTCGTCCAGCCCGGGCCGACGACGGCACTGCGCGCCGGGGACGTCATCGTCGCGAAGGGGACCCGCGCGGGGACCGCCCGCCTGGGGGAGCTAGCGGGCGACCAGCCGGACGTCGGCGAGTGACGGGGAGGAGCTGTTGAACGGCTGCCACGTGTGGCGGTTTGTGAGGACACACGCTTATGCGCGTCCTTCCCTTCCCCCTGGTATGAGTATCGTCGCGGAGTTCACTATCGAAGCCGAGCAGTTCCTGTTAGGGCGAGTGCTCCGCGCAGGCGGAGGGATGAACATCGAAATCGAACGGGTCGTCCCCGCGTCGAAGCAGGTCATGCCGTACGTGTGGGTGAGCGGCGGGGACAGGACGGCGTTCGAGGAGGCCGTCAGGGCGACGGACGAGGTGCGCGAACTGCTCCACCTCGACACCATCGGCGAGCGCTCGCTCTACCGGATCGACTGGGACGAGACCGTCGAGAGCCTCATCTACGGGATGGTCGAGACGAACGCGACCATCCTCGAAGCCCACGGGCGGGACAACTGGCTGTTCCGCATCCGGTTCAACGACCACGAGTCGCTGTCGGCGTTCAGCGAATACTGTCAGATACACGATATCCGACTCAACGTGCGTCGCGTGCACAACCTCACGGCCGACGAGGTCGACGACGACCCCTTCGACCTCACCGACGAACAGCGCGAGGCAATCGAACTCGCCCTGCAGAAGGGGTACTTCGAGGTCCCCCGCCAGGCGACACTGTCGGACCTCGCGGTCGACCTCGACGTCTCCCAGCAGGCGATTTCGGAGCGACTGCGGCGGGGCACACAGAAGGTGATGGACGTCATCGTCGACGACACGTTCCGGGCGTCAGAACGGTAGGGCTGGACGAGCGCGTATGAGTGGCTTGAATTAACAAGCCGAAGGGCCTTGCGGGCGGAGACGCCTCA is a window from the Salinigranum halophilum genome containing:
- a CDS encoding Rid family detoxifying hydrolase gives rise to the protein MKRTIATEEAPAAVGAYSQGTTTGELVFTAGQIPLTPDGELLDDAPVAEQTAQALENVMGVLAAEDAGPADVLKVTVFLADIDDFDEMNETYATFFDDEPPARSAVQVGALPKGVAVEIEAIAAVPDAA
- the ilvA gene encoding threonine ammonia-lyase, producing the protein MLSLDDVLEAQPRVEAVARRTPLEYSHTFSRMTGADVHLKLENFQRTGSFKIRGATNRIATLSADERDAGVVTASAGNHAQGVALAATRAGVDSTIVMPEFAPISKVNATKRYGGRVVLHGVDYSEAQAKAHEIEREEGRTYVHAFDDPAVMAGQGTLGLEIVEQCPDVETVVVGIGGGGLISGIATAVKAQSPDTRVVGVQAEGASSLADSLQKGEIVELDAVDTIADGIATRRVGEQTFEVIRERVDEVVTVSDEEIAMAVTHLLERSKTLVEGAGAVPLAAVLAERFDYDEGEVIVPALCGGNIDLNVLTTVLMRGLVETGRYLRIRTVLKDRPGALLHLTEILVDHRTNIHAIHHDRTSKDVAMNAAEVEVDLETRGEAHVADLLDDLRDHGYEVEVLV
- the thsB gene encoding thermosome subunit beta produces the protein MIILGDDSQRVKDRDAQAYNIRAARAVADAVRSTLGPKGMDKMLVDSMGDVTITNDGVTILKEMDIDNPTAEMIVEVAETQEDEAGDGTTTAVAIAGELLKNAEDLLEQEIHPTAIIKGFHLASEQARAEIDDIAERVDPDDEELLKKVAETSMTGKGAELNKELLAELIVGAVQQVTVEAEDGSYVVDLENVNIETQTGRSAGESELLTGAIIDKDPVHEDMPVEFDDASVMLINEAIEIEEADVDTQVNIDSPDQLQKFLDREEAQLKEKVDQIAETGADVVFCQKGIDDMAQHYLAKKGILAVRRVKKSDIKFLKNVLGGSIVSDLDSATAADLGHGSVRRDEEDELFYVEGPDAHGVTLLLRGSTDHVVDELERGINDALDVVTSTVTDGRVVAGGGAIEVELASRLRDYADSVEGREQLAVEAFADALELVPRVLAENAGLDAIDTLVDLRAAHEDGQVRAGLNVFSGDVVDTFDAGVVEPAHSKEQALSSATEAANLVLKIDDIIAAGDLSTDKGDDDEGAGGMGGMGGMGGMGGAM
- a CDS encoding PQQ-dependent sugar dehydrogenase, which encodes MDHALGRRRLLRTITVGAAVGLAGCSTSSPDAGGQSERATGEPTRTTDAPTATTTETTAVNASPADVPDAVGLDTLATGLGAPLDVVFTPDGTRYVADQAGRILVHDADGLRNRPALDIRDAITTGGEKGLLGIEPHPAFAENGRLFVRYSAPSREGTPSGFSHTFVLSEFDVEDDRVDPDSERTLLEIPQPQSNHNAGDLAFGPDGFLYVAVGDGGAGGDQGRGHADDWYDAVGGGNGQDVTENLLGSILRIDVDAGDEPYAVPDDNPLVDREGLDEQYAWGFRNPWRLSFDGTDLFVADVGQRDYEEVSLVERGGNYGWNVREGAHCFQASDCPTTTPDDVRGGERLVDPVIEYPHGGASVSGISVIGGAVYRGSALAGAEGVYVFGDFQVRGRLFAATPADEGLWPTTTVELVGDGSDRLRTLRSFGRDADGELYVVGTGSEGGALHRLVPA
- a CDS encoding gamma-glutamylcyclotransferase, coding for MDVFVYGTLTNPERVATVVDSYAFVGPARLHGLHLVEGRYPTLAPGGEAAGRLLRTDEVDRIDAYEGVDDGLYVRVSVPRTDGGTAAVYVGDPERLDADATWPGEGPFATRVRDFLTRLEVAVEPVVDR
- a CDS encoding DUF7383 domain-containing protein is translated as MSHRANYATLYLGVQLAPEGRALDLDWATNVGDTTDPHEFEVPTDDPQDAYVGLQAFDVGEYGHEIEVNGEPLSGFDIPPNDGWQYWVDTLTGTGLHEGTNTLRIRRDPDSRDAFAVGTVTVHWKEPVDG
- the tuf gene encoding translation elongation factor EF-1 subunit alpha codes for the protein MADKPHQNLAIIGHVDHGKSTLVGRLLFETGSVPEHVIEQHREEAEEKGKGGFEFAYVMDNLAEERERGVTIDIAHQRFDTDKYYFTIVDTPGHRDFVKNMITGASQADHAVLVVAADDGVAPQTREHVFLSKTLGIETLIVAINKMDTVDYAEDTYNEVKEGVQKLLTQVRFDSDDARFIPISAFEGDNIAEPSEHMPWYDGPTVLEALNNLPEMSPPTDAPLRIPIQDVYTISGIGTVPVGRIETGVLRPGMDVVFMPSDVGGEVKTVEMHHEEVDEAGPGDNVGFNVRGVGKDDIRRGDVCGEASNPPSVAETFKAQIVVMQHPSVITAGYTPVLHAHTAQVAVTFESIDQKLDPKTGEVAEEHPDFIKAGDAAVVTLRPQKPLSIEPSSEIPELGSFAVRDMGQTIAAGKVLEVTER
- a CDS encoding DoxX family protein codes for the protein MSTHTRTLNAELFGRETNFEYSEHWLGYAIIALRVTMGWVLFQGGITKLVTYLDADPANNWTAAGYLANAIPAGNPLAGFFASMAGNPLIDVLNMWGLTLTGLALILGAFVRWSAFWGAVMMLFYWLAALEGGLLAGLPLAHGWVVDDHLVYAFLLFGLGAIGAGRILGLDASLEELSVVQNNRWLRWFLG